A single region of the Solwaraspora sp. WMMD406 genome encodes:
- a CDS encoding ATP-binding cassette domain-containing protein — MQVVLNSVSQRYGKTLAIDGLSLTLKSGVTALLGPNGAGKTTLLRTLATIMPPQYGSLHIGGAEVVDERGARRIRDRIGYLPQAFGFDPQMSVADFVTYAAWLRGVPSSRWRGAVDEALEMVDLVDRRRDKMRKLSGGMRQRAGIAWAVVGRPGVVLLDEPTVGLDPRQRLQFRKIISGLADAVVVLSTHLIDDVAAIADRVVVMHGGVARFDGSVVELEATARDDLPGHTPLERAYMHLLPEAEQAV; from the coding sequence ATGCAAGTAGTGCTCAACAGTGTTTCCCAGCGGTACGGTAAGACACTGGCGATCGACGGGTTGAGTCTGACTCTGAAATCGGGCGTCACCGCATTGCTCGGTCCGAATGGTGCAGGAAAGACGACGCTGCTTCGGACCTTGGCCACTATCATGCCGCCGCAGTATGGCTCTCTGCACATCGGCGGTGCCGAGGTCGTTGACGAGCGCGGCGCGCGCCGGATTCGCGACAGAATCGGGTATCTGCCGCAGGCCTTCGGCTTCGATCCGCAGATGAGCGTGGCCGACTTCGTGACGTATGCGGCGTGGCTGCGAGGAGTCCCGTCGAGCCGGTGGCGCGGGGCGGTCGACGAGGCACTGGAGATGGTGGATCTTGTTGATCGCCGCCGGGACAAGATGCGCAAGCTCTCCGGCGGGATGCGGCAGCGGGCAGGAATCGCCTGGGCCGTGGTGGGACGCCCGGGTGTGGTGCTGCTGGACGAGCCGACGGTGGGGCTAGACCCCCGGCAGCGGCTGCAGTTCCGCAAGATCATTTCCGGCCTCGCGGACGCGGTGGTAGTGCTCAGCACCCACCTGATCGACGACGTCGCTGCCATCGCCGATCGGGTCGTTGTCATGCATGGTGGCGTCGCCAGGTTCGACGGCAGCGTAGTGGAGTTGGAAGCCACGGCCCGCGACGACCTGCCCGGTCACACGCCACTGGAACGGGCCTATATGCACCTGTTGCCCGAGGCGGAGCAGGCGGTATGA
- a CDS encoding ribbon-helix-helix domain-containing protein: MSEPDFDRMSKDEVITWFQNTDSLAPVIRSMTPVPATGPAPDAPMMLVSIRLPVALVEQLDRIAGESATRRSDVIRDALTGYVAARTAPVGQHEAEQALDVLRRIVTAHTSEGHADAA; the protein is encoded by the coding sequence GTGAGTGAGCCGGACTTCGACCGGATGAGCAAGGATGAGGTCATCACCTGGTTTCAGAACACCGACAGCCTGGCACCGGTGATCAGGTCGATGACCCCGGTGCCGGCGACCGGTCCCGCACCGGATGCACCGATGATGCTGGTGAGCATCCGGCTGCCCGTCGCGCTCGTCGAGCAGCTCGACCGCATCGCCGGGGAGTCGGCGACCCGCCGGTCCGACGTCATCCGCGACGCCTTGACCGGGTACGTAGCGGCCCGTACCGCGCCGGTCGGCCAGCACGAGGCCGAGCAGGCCCTCGATGTGCTCCGCCGCATCGTCACCGCACACACCAGCGAGGGTCACGCCGACGCGGCGTGA
- a CDS encoding DUF4132 domain-containing protein, which translates to MARTAAKPAWHVQRIHELVAADAPAELARYLYTHAQQTVNSAEVRAALRPLSRPDLVRLVRALVDVRMADRHRPWAAIELISQLARRLPAELTDDDADALAAFAVRDPFGLPPTALEIVARRRYATLGELPVDLAEWITRRSGESPRLRQLLVELGNSPLSDEDPWAGEILAELSTLDGVWTRLIAHASTATIPRPSAAWVSAARDLLAPLDPAQARTVFDRWLAATSRTPQEVPVAANADVLRGLLWLVELIGPTPQQIRQLGALVETMLRRLPDVGPACPKVANAAVGVLGRVDSEVALAQLARLSARVTYKGTLNEIDKALDVRAKALGVGRDEIEELAVPDYGLSGVGRHEVTVGGCRVELTFGPSAATLAWHNESGRPVKSPPAAVRRDHPPAVADLKALAKEITGMLAAQSARLDRMFLAQRSWTLAGWRERYLDHPLVGALARRLIWLVDGVPCGWAGDTLRTVDDAPVAAADDASVQLWHPIGRPVSEVVAWRDWLERHRIVQPFKQAHREVYLLTPAEETTGTYSNRFAGHILRQHQYRALTAARGWTDRLRLMVDDVYPPTTRELPRWGLRAEYWVEGIGDEYGVDTTESGSYLRLVTDQVRFYPIAAAGNSAHASGGGYTHDRWRGGADSAPVAPLPLDQIPPLVFSEVMRDVDLFVGVASVGNDPTWSDGGPQGRYRDYWTSYSFGELSATAQTRRDLLVRLLPRLAIGERATVEGRFLVVRGELRTYKIHLGSGNILMSPNDTYLCIVPSRSASRGPEPGFLPFEGDAVLAVVLSKALLLAKDDQITDPTIVQQLTAAR; encoded by the coding sequence ATGGCCCGGACCGCCGCCAAGCCTGCCTGGCACGTCCAGCGGATCCATGAGCTGGTCGCCGCTGACGCACCCGCCGAACTGGCCCGCTACCTCTACACACACGCCCAGCAGACCGTCAACAGCGCGGAGGTGCGCGCCGCGCTGCGCCCGCTGTCCCGACCCGATCTGGTACGGCTGGTGCGCGCCCTGGTGGACGTACGGATGGCTGACCGGCACCGGCCGTGGGCGGCGATCGAGCTGATTTCCCAGCTGGCCCGCCGGCTGCCCGCCGAGCTGACCGACGACGACGCGGACGCCCTCGCCGCGTTCGCCGTCCGGGACCCGTTCGGGTTGCCGCCCACCGCGTTGGAGATCGTCGCCCGCCGCCGGTATGCCACCCTCGGCGAACTCCCCGTCGACCTGGCTGAGTGGATCACCAGGCGTTCTGGGGAGAGCCCACGGCTGCGGCAGCTGCTCGTCGAACTGGGCAACTCACCGTTGTCCGACGAGGATCCCTGGGCCGGCGAGATCCTGGCCGAGCTGTCCACACTCGACGGAGTGTGGACGCGGCTGATCGCCCACGCCAGCACCGCCACCATCCCCCGCCCGTCAGCGGCCTGGGTGAGCGCCGCTCGGGACCTGCTCGCCCCGCTCGACCCGGCACAGGCTCGTACGGTGTTCGACCGGTGGCTGGCCGCCACGTCTCGTACGCCGCAGGAGGTGCCGGTTGCCGCCAACGCCGACGTACTGCGGGGCCTGCTCTGGCTGGTCGAACTGATCGGGCCGACGCCGCAGCAGATCCGCCAGCTCGGCGCGCTGGTCGAGACGATGCTGCGCCGGCTGCCCGACGTCGGTCCGGCCTGCCCGAAGGTGGCCAACGCGGCGGTCGGCGTACTCGGGCGGGTCGACAGTGAGGTGGCGCTGGCCCAGCTGGCCCGGCTGTCGGCACGGGTCACCTACAAGGGCACGCTCAACGAGATCGACAAGGCGCTCGACGTACGGGCCAAGGCGCTCGGCGTCGGCCGCGACGAGATCGAGGAGTTGGCCGTCCCCGACTACGGCCTGTCCGGCGTCGGGCGGCACGAGGTGACGGTCGGCGGCTGCCGGGTCGAGCTGACCTTCGGCCCCAGCGCGGCCACCCTGGCCTGGCACAACGAGTCGGGTCGGCCGGTGAAGAGCCCACCGGCGGCCGTACGGCGGGACCACCCGCCGGCCGTCGCCGACCTCAAGGCGCTGGCCAAGGAGATCACCGGGATGCTGGCCGCCCAGTCGGCCCGGCTGGACCGGATGTTCCTCGCCCAGCGCAGCTGGACCCTGGCCGGGTGGCGGGAACGCTATCTCGACCATCCGCTGGTCGGGGCGCTGGCCCGACGGCTGATCTGGCTGGTCGACGGGGTGCCGTGCGGCTGGGCGGGCGACACGCTGCGTACGGTCGACGACGCCCCGGTGGCGGCTGCCGACGACGCGTCGGTGCAGCTCTGGCATCCGATCGGCCGGCCGGTGTCGGAGGTGGTGGCCTGGCGGGACTGGCTGGAACGGCACCGGATCGTCCAGCCGTTCAAGCAGGCCCACCGGGAGGTGTATCTGCTGACCCCGGCCGAGGAGACCACCGGCACGTACTCGAACCGGTTCGCCGGACACATCCTGCGCCAGCACCAGTACCGGGCGTTGACCGCGGCCCGGGGCTGGACCGACCGGCTGCGGCTGATGGTCGACGACGTGTACCCGCCGACGACCCGTGAACTGCCACGCTGGGGGCTGCGCGCCGAATACTGGGTGGAGGGGATCGGCGACGAGTACGGCGTCGACACCACCGAAAGCGGGTCCTACCTGCGGCTGGTCACCGACCAGGTGCGGTTCTATCCGATCGCCGCCGCCGGCAACTCGGCCCACGCCTCGGGCGGCGGATACACCCACGATCGGTGGCGCGGCGGTGCCGATTCGGCACCGGTCGCGCCGCTGCCGCTGGACCAGATCCCGCCGCTGGTGTTCAGCGAGGTGATGCGCGACGTCGACCTGTTCGTCGGGGTGGCCAGCGTCGGCAACGATCCGACCTGGTCGGACGGGGGTCCGCAGGGCCGCTACCGGGACTACTGGACGTCGTACAGCTTCGGGGAGTTGTCGGCGACCGCGCAGACCCGGCGGGATCTGCTGGTCCGGCTGCTGCCCCGGCTGGCGATCGGCGAGCGGGCCACCGTCGAGGGCCGGTTCCTGGTGGTACGGGGTGAGCTGCGCACGTACAAGATCCATCTTGGTTCGGGGAACATCCTGATGAGCCCGAACGACACCTATCTCTGCATCGTGCCCAGCCGGTCCGCGTCACGTGGCCCGGAGCCGGGCTTCCTGCCGTTCGAAGGTGACGCTGTCCTGGCTGTCGTGCTGAGCAAGGCGCTGCTGCTGGCCAAGGACGACCAGATCACCGACCCGACGATCGTCCAACAACTCACCGCCGCCCGATAG
- a CDS encoding maleylpyruvate isomerase family mycothiol-dependent enzyme yields MLVYDMVVRERRALAETLGRLTADELRQPSLCAGWTMHDIAAHLTTYLTFGQVKLYLGIMATAADIDRINVVLTRRAARRPTAELIDTLRRHADARTTIPRSGFDPVLTDAILHDLDIRRPLGIVREVAEEPRWVAFNHLARNPALGYAKGPRLGQLELTATDTGWRYGAGVPVRGTAEALLLAMSGRDDGWDELDGDGVPLLRERVRNRPQFHPVRRLAMAANVLINPPPADRRSRTATAPPRTPITPG; encoded by the coding sequence GTGTTGGTGTACGACATGGTGGTACGGGAGCGGCGGGCGTTGGCCGAAACACTCGGCCGGCTCACCGCCGATGAGCTGCGGCAGCCCAGCCTCTGCGCTGGCTGGACGATGCACGACATCGCCGCGCACCTGACGACCTATCTGACCTTCGGGCAGGTCAAGCTCTACCTGGGCATCATGGCGACCGCCGCCGACATCGACCGGATCAACGTGGTGCTCACCCGTCGGGCCGCCCGCCGGCCGACCGCCGAGTTGATCGACACGTTGCGGCGGCATGCTGACGCCCGTACGACGATCCCCCGGTCCGGGTTCGATCCGGTGCTCACCGACGCGATCCTGCACGACCTGGACATCCGGCGTCCGCTGGGCATCGTGCGCGAGGTGGCCGAGGAGCCGCGTTGGGTCGCCTTCAACCACTTGGCCCGCAACCCGGCGCTCGGCTACGCGAAAGGGCCGCGGCTCGGCCAGCTCGAACTGACCGCGACCGACACCGGCTGGCGGTACGGCGCCGGTGTCCCGGTCCGGGGCACCGCCGAAGCGCTGCTGCTGGCGATGAGCGGACGCGACGACGGCTGGGACGAACTCGACGGCGACGGCGTGCCGCTCCTGCGCGAACGAGTCCGCAACCGTCCACAGTTCCATCCCGTACGGCGGTTGGCGATGGCGGCCAACGTACTGATCAATCCGCCGCCGGCGGACCGCAGGTCACGGACGGCGACCGCACCACCGAGAACCCCGATCACGCCGGGCTGA
- a CDS encoding LLM class flavin-dependent oxidoreductase, translating to MTDYGHDLLFGTFVTPVAEQADRVVALAQLTEEVGLDLVTVQDHPYQARFLDTWTLLSVIAASTSRVRVAPNVANLPLRPPAVLARSVATLDLLSGGRVELELGLGAGAFWDAIAALGGGRLTPAQSVQALEEGIAIIRAIWAADGPSVKIDGTHHRVWGAHPGPAPAHDVGIWLGAYKKRMLGVTGRLADGWLPSSPYAPPEQLPAMNATIDDAARSAGREPAAIRRLYNISGTFGRVGSGFLTGLPAQWAEQLAELTLTEGISGYILASDDPDSIRRFAAEVVPAVRDLVTAGRSAASAAAAMGVTPTPDDGVRLSTERVWDETTRPTAPAPDPELRYTAGQRAAGKHLIDVHDHLRGELHTVRDLIGQVAAGSIGAGTARAHINTMTMRQNNWTLGAYCESYCRLVTTHHTLEDISMFPQLRRADPGLDPVIDRLAEEHHVIHDVLERVDRALVALVSEPDRIGEVQAAVDLLTDTLLSHLSYEERELVEPLARFSPA from the coding sequence ATGACCGACTACGGACACGATCTGCTGTTCGGCACCTTCGTCACACCCGTCGCCGAGCAGGCCGACCGAGTGGTGGCGTTGGCCCAGCTCACCGAGGAGGTCGGGCTCGACCTGGTCACCGTGCAGGACCACCCGTACCAGGCCCGCTTCCTGGACACCTGGACTCTGCTGTCGGTGATCGCCGCCAGCACCAGCCGGGTGCGGGTCGCGCCGAACGTCGCCAACCTGCCGCTGCGCCCGCCCGCCGTACTGGCCCGCAGCGTCGCCACCCTGGACCTGCTCAGCGGCGGCCGGGTCGAACTCGAACTCGGCCTCGGCGCCGGCGCGTTCTGGGACGCCATCGCGGCCCTCGGCGGCGGCCGACTCACGCCGGCGCAGAGTGTCCAGGCCTTGGAGGAAGGCATCGCGATCATCCGGGCGATCTGGGCCGCCGACGGACCGTCCGTGAAAATCGACGGTACGCACCACCGGGTCTGGGGCGCGCATCCCGGCCCGGCCCCGGCCCACGACGTCGGCATCTGGCTCGGCGCGTACAAGAAGCGGATGCTCGGGGTCACCGGGCGACTCGCCGACGGGTGGCTGCCCAGCAGCCCGTACGCGCCGCCGGAGCAGCTGCCGGCGATGAACGCGACGATCGACGACGCGGCCCGCTCCGCCGGCCGGGAACCGGCGGCCATCCGCCGCCTCTACAACATCAGCGGAACCTTCGGCCGCGTCGGCTCCGGCTTCCTGACCGGTCTGCCGGCGCAGTGGGCGGAGCAGTTGGCCGAGCTGACCCTGACCGAGGGGATCAGCGGATACATCCTGGCCAGCGACGATCCGGACAGCATCCGGCGGTTCGCGGCCGAGGTGGTCCCAGCCGTCCGCGACCTCGTCACCGCCGGCCGATCGGCCGCGTCGGCCGCCGCCGCGATGGGCGTCACCCCGACCCCGGACGACGGCGTACGGCTCAGCACCGAACGAGTCTGGGACGAGACGACCCGCCCCACCGCCCCGGCGCCCGACCCGGAACTGCGCTACACCGCCGGTCAGCGGGCGGCCGGCAAACACCTGATCGACGTACACGATCATCTGCGCGGTGAGCTGCACACCGTACGGGATCTGATCGGCCAGGTCGCCGCCGGCAGCATCGGAGCCGGCACCGCCCGAGCCCACATCAACACGATGACGATGCGGCAGAACAACTGGACGCTCGGCGCGTACTGCGAGTCGTACTGCCGGCTGGTCACCACCCACCACACGCTCGAAGACATCAGCATGTTCCCCCAGCTGCGCCGGGCCGATCCCGGACTCGACCCGGTGATCGACCGGCTCGCGGAGGAACACCACGTCATCCACGACGTCCTGGAGCGCGTCGACCGGGCGCTGGTCGCCCTGGTCAGCGAGCCGGATCGGATCGGCGAGGTGCAGGCCGCCGTCGACCTGCTCACCGACACCCTGCTGTCCCATCTGTCCTACGAGGAGCGGGAACTCGTCGAACCGCTCGCCCGGTTCAGCCCGGCGTGA
- a CDS encoding LysE/ArgO family amino acid transporter, which produces MSSVFAGFGLSFALIVAIGAQNAFVLRQGLRREHVLPVVMICAATDAALMAAGIAGFGAVLAGTPAILTAVRWGGAAFLLAYAALAARRALRPGDLTPLDRPPATLRATLLTCLAFTLLNPHVYLDTVVLVGAVAQQYPSRWAFGTGAATASLLWFAGLGLGARWLAPLLARPAAWRILDGSIAVVMAALAVSLLFG; this is translated from the coding sequence ATGAGTTCCGTGTTCGCCGGGTTCGGCCTGTCCTTCGCGCTGATCGTCGCCATCGGGGCGCAGAACGCGTTCGTGCTGCGTCAAGGGTTGCGCCGGGAACACGTACTGCCGGTGGTGATGATCTGCGCGGCGACCGACGCGGCGCTGATGGCCGCCGGCATCGCCGGCTTTGGCGCGGTGCTCGCCGGGACCCCTGCGATCTTGACGGCCGTACGGTGGGGCGGCGCGGCGTTCCTGCTCGCGTACGCGGCGCTCGCCGCCCGCCGGGCGCTGCGACCCGGTGATCTCACCCCGCTCGACCGGCCGCCGGCGACGCTGCGCGCCACGCTGCTGACCTGCCTGGCGTTCACCCTGCTCAACCCGCACGTCTACCTGGACACGGTGGTGCTGGTCGGCGCGGTCGCCCAGCAGTACCCGAGCCGGTGGGCGTTCGGCACCGGAGCGGCGACGGCGAGCCTGCTGTGGTTCGCCGGGCTGGGTCTCGGTGCCCGCTGGTTGGCTCCGCTGCTCGCCCGCCCGGCCGCGTGGCGGATCCTGGACGGGTCGATCGCCGTGGTGATGGCGGCCCTCGCGGTGTCGCTGCTCTTCGGCTGA
- a CDS encoding LysR family transcriptional regulator ArgP: protein MSLDPVQLATFQAVIEHGSFDTAARVLHVTPSAVSQRIKALEQVVGQVLVRRTRPCVPTAAGLPLVRLGGQIALLEHEALRAASGVLDGPSRTRVSVVVNADSLAGWFLPVLTALPDVVFEVHTDDEGHTADLLRAGTVMAAVTTERVAVQGCRVQRLGAMRYLAVAAPAGHRAWFAGHDLGTAFAAAPMLRFNRKDTLQHRFVRAVTGRNGEPAGSFDPLGSFDPPTHFVPASASFTEAIRLGLGWGLVPEDIARVDIAAGRLVDIAAGHHIDVPLYWQYWRLESTVLSTLTAAVRTAALAALH from the coding sequence ATGTCACTCGACCCGGTGCAGCTCGCGACCTTCCAGGCGGTCATCGAACACGGCAGCTTCGACACCGCCGCGCGGGTCCTGCACGTCACGCCGTCGGCGGTCAGCCAGCGGATCAAGGCATTGGAGCAGGTCGTCGGCCAGGTGCTGGTACGGCGGACCCGACCGTGCGTGCCGACGGCGGCCGGGCTGCCCCTGGTACGCCTCGGCGGGCAGATCGCCCTGCTCGAACACGAGGCGCTGCGGGCGGCGAGCGGCGTACTGGACGGCCCGTCCCGTACCCGGGTGTCCGTCGTCGTCAACGCGGACTCCCTCGCCGGCTGGTTCCTGCCGGTCCTCACCGCCCTACCGGACGTGGTCTTCGAGGTGCACACCGACGACGAGGGACACACCGCCGACCTGCTGCGGGCCGGGACGGTGATGGCCGCGGTCACCACCGAACGGGTCGCCGTACAGGGCTGCCGGGTGCAGCGGCTCGGCGCGATGCGCTACCTGGCCGTCGCCGCGCCCGCTGGTCACCGCGCGTGGTTCGCCGGGCACGATCTCGGTACGGCGTTCGCGGCCGCGCCGATGCTCCGGTTCAACCGCAAGGACACCTTGCAGCACCGGTTCGTCCGTGCCGTCACCGGCCGCAACGGCGAACCGGCAGGAAGCTTCGACCCGCTGGGAAGCTTCGACCCGCCAACGCACTTCGTGCCGGCGTCGGCCAGCTTCACCGAGGCGATCCGGCTCGGCCTCGGCTGGGGTCTCGTGCCCGAGGACATCGCCCGAGTGGACATCGCCGCCGGTCGGCTCGTCGACATCGCCGCCGGCCACCACATCGACGTGCCGTTGTACTGGCAGTACTGGCGTCTGGAGTCCACAGTGCTGTCCACTTTGACGGCCGCCGTACGGACCGCCGCCCTCGCCGCCCTGCACTAA
- a CDS encoding XRE family transcriptional regulator, with amino-acid sequence MGELERHVGHAWLTFQHGHYAQLVRTLPELLDAAQRRHAIEPEQGAELLVHVYRITASLLVKLDEADLAWLVADRAMTVAAGDQVRAASVVVQLGQALRALLRNQLALTTTIAAADRIASAGRLQLGSEERSVCGALLLQAAHAAAGCGDQHRVQELLDRATEAAERISDDPNRHQISFGPVAVALTEVVTAAELGDIGGAVRLHEKAIGHEQWQRLPAEYRAAYLVDVARAYLQVGDVGAAGRLLVKADRVAAAEVRYRPAVRTVLAAAYRSGAAPNGLTRLAAAVGVGR; translated from the coding sequence TTGGGTGAGTTGGAGCGACACGTCGGGCATGCGTGGCTGACCTTCCAGCACGGGCACTACGCACAGTTGGTGCGGACGCTGCCGGAGTTGCTAGACGCCGCCCAGCGACGGCACGCGATCGAACCCGAGCAAGGGGCGGAGCTGCTGGTACACGTGTACCGGATCACCGCGTCGCTGCTGGTGAAGCTCGACGAAGCGGATCTCGCCTGGTTGGTTGCGGATCGGGCAATGACGGTAGCGGCCGGCGACCAGGTGCGGGCGGCCTCGGTGGTGGTGCAGCTCGGGCAGGCGCTACGCGCGCTGCTGCGGAACCAGTTGGCGTTGACGACCACGATCGCCGCAGCCGACCGAATCGCGTCGGCGGGCAGGCTGCAGCTGGGATCGGAGGAACGGTCCGTGTGCGGGGCGCTGCTGCTCCAAGCCGCCCACGCCGCCGCCGGTTGCGGCGATCAGCACCGTGTCCAGGAACTGCTGGACCGGGCGACCGAGGCAGCCGAGCGAATCAGCGATGACCCGAACCGACACCAGATCAGTTTTGGCCCCGTCGCCGTGGCGCTGACCGAGGTCGTGACGGCGGCCGAACTCGGCGACATTGGGGGAGCGGTACGACTGCACGAAAAGGCGATCGGCCACGAACAGTGGCAGCGGCTGCCTGCCGAGTATCGGGCCGCGTATCTAGTGGATGTCGCACGGGCGTATCTCCAAGTCGGTGACGTCGGCGCAGCGGGGCGGCTGCTGGTGAAGGCGGACCGGGTCGCGGCGGCGGAGGTCCGGTATCGGCCGGCGGTGCGTACCGTACTCGCTGCGGCGTATCGCAGCGGCGCGGCTCCGAATGGACTGACCCGGTTGGCGGCGGCGGTCGGGGTGGGCAGGTGA
- a CDS encoding helix-turn-helix domain-containing protein has product MTQQVFADRLGKSKSWVDKVERGVRTLNKFSVIQEIGEVLRIDPLVFLGRDADPPSASGAGVDGLDRIRAAVARYDVFRTDPPAGLVRVLG; this is encoded by the coding sequence ATGACCCAGCAGGTGTTCGCGGATCGGCTCGGCAAGTCGAAGAGTTGGGTCGACAAGGTCGAGCGTGGCGTTCGGACACTGAACAAGTTCTCGGTGATCCAGGAGATCGGCGAAGTACTCCGGATAGACCCTCTTGTCTTCCTCGGCCGCGACGCTGACCCACCCTCGGCGTCCGGTGCCGGCGTAGACGGGCTCGACCGGATTCGCGCGGCGGTGGCCCGCTACGACGTGTTCCGCACCGACCCCCCCGCCGGTCTGGTGCGTGTCCTTGGGTGA
- a CDS encoding helix-turn-helix transcriptional regulator, whose protein sequence is MTGQPQSTPGERVQRLRRAAGLSRERLAGLSGLSSTTVKFIENGRRSLTLRAAQQLAPHLGVRDLGDLFGPAVTMSLDARASHPAVDDVRRALTAWHITIDGAPENTDYLRGAVDSAWQTWHTSRHQRTAAGEILPGLLDATQRAARLHTGKDRRVSLALLAQAYHLAQAYLAWHGERELVWLTVDRGMTAALDADDPLAIAQASWYAAHLLRAVGRGDEALARLRDARGLIEPRVAEGGTEWAEMLADLHLCSALTRARTGDQGAWSDWDAARAVVERALPDGFVGLRTRVSRPLVDVYAVMCAVDLGDPDEAQRRAHALDPAAIPSTERRGRHYVELARSADLEGAREATLHLLTRAEATSPETVRYSPVAQDMATRLAREAPAAVRAEAVDLARRIGAADL, encoded by the coding sequence ATGACCGGTCAACCGCAATCCACTCCGGGTGAGCGTGTGCAGCGGCTCCGGCGCGCCGCTGGCCTGTCTCGTGAACGCCTCGCCGGGCTGAGCGGACTGTCTTCGACCACCGTGAAGTTCATCGAAAACGGTCGACGATCGTTGACGCTGCGAGCCGCGCAGCAACTGGCCCCGCACCTCGGGGTCAGGGATCTCGGGGACCTGTTCGGTCCGGCGGTGACGATGTCGCTCGACGCGCGGGCGTCCCACCCCGCCGTCGATGACGTTCGTCGCGCTCTGACCGCATGGCACATCACCATCGACGGTGCACCCGAGAACACCGACTACCTGCGTGGAGCTGTCGATTCCGCCTGGCAGACCTGGCACACCTCGCGCCACCAGCGCACAGCTGCCGGTGAGATCCTGCCGGGTCTGCTCGACGCCACCCAACGGGCGGCGCGGTTGCACACCGGCAAGGACCGGCGGGTGAGTCTCGCCCTGCTCGCCCAGGCTTACCACCTGGCGCAGGCGTATCTGGCGTGGCACGGGGAACGGGAGCTGGTGTGGCTGACGGTCGACCGGGGGATGACCGCAGCGCTCGACGCCGACGACCCGCTGGCGATCGCCCAGGCGAGCTGGTACGCCGCCCATCTGCTGCGGGCGGTCGGCCGGGGTGATGAAGCGTTGGCGCGGCTTCGGGACGCGCGAGGACTGATCGAGCCTCGGGTCGCCGAGGGCGGCACCGAGTGGGCGGAGATGCTGGCCGATCTGCATCTGTGTTCGGCGTTGACCCGTGCCCGTACCGGAGACCAGGGCGCCTGGTCAGACTGGGACGCCGCGCGTGCGGTCGTGGAGCGAGCGTTGCCCGACGGGTTCGTCGGCCTGCGGACCCGGGTCTCCCGGCCGCTGGTCGACGTGTATGCGGTCATGTGCGCCGTGGACCTGGGCGATCCGGACGAAGCACAGCGCCGCGCGCACGCGCTGGATCCGGCGGCCATTCCGTCGACGGAACGCCGGGGTCGGCATTATGTGGAGCTTGCGCGTTCGGCCGACCTGGAGGGCGCGCGGGAAGCGACGCTGCACCTGCTGACGCGGGCCGAGGCCACATCGCCGGAGACGGTCCGGTACTCACCGGTGGCGCAGGACATGGCCACCCGGCTGGCCCGTGAAGCGCCGGCAGCCGTACGCGCCGAGGCGGTTGACCTGGCTCGCCGAATTGGTGCCGCCGACCTGTAG
- the deoD gene encoding purine-nucleoside phosphorylase encodes MSTHIGAKPGEIAERVLMPGDPLRAKWIAENFLTDATCYSTVRGMLGYTGRYGGTTVSVQGSGMGMPSASIYAHELINEYGVRTLIRVGSCGALSEDLRLRDVIAASGSSTDSNMNRVRFAGLVDYAPVADFGLLRTAVDVAERHGVDMRVGPILAADAFYTDRPDLFDTLADYGVLAVEMESAAIYTIAARYKARALTILTVSDHIRTGEKMSSEDREQTFSEMVRIGLDTVIA; translated from the coding sequence ATGAGCACGCACATCGGAGCCAAGCCCGGCGAGATCGCCGAGCGGGTCCTCATGCCGGGCGACCCGCTTCGCGCCAAGTGGATCGCCGAGAACTTCCTGACCGACGCCACCTGCTACTCGACCGTACGCGGGATGCTCGGCTACACCGGCCGGTACGGCGGGACCACGGTGTCCGTACAGGGGTCGGGGATGGGCATGCCGTCGGCGTCGATCTACGCCCACGAGCTGATCAACGAGTACGGCGTACGGACGCTCATCCGGGTCGGCTCCTGCGGTGCGCTCAGCGAGGACCTGCGGCTGCGGGACGTCATCGCGGCCAGTGGCTCCTCCACCGACTCGAACATGAACCGGGTGCGCTTCGCCGGCCTGGTCGACTACGCCCCGGTGGCCGACTTCGGGCTGCTCCGTACGGCGGTCGACGTCGCCGAGCGGCACGGCGTCGACATGCGGGTCGGACCGATCCTGGCGGCGGACGCCTTCTACACCGACCGGCCGGACCTCTTCGACACCCTCGCCGATTACGGGGTGCTCGCGGTCGAGATGGAGTCGGCGGCGATCTACACGATCGCGGCCCGCTACAAGGCCCGCGCTCTGACCATCCTCACGGTCAGTGACCACATCCGGACCGGCGAGAAGATGAGCTCCGAGGATCGCGAGCAGACCTTCAGCGAGATGGTCCGGATCGGGCTGGACACCGTCATCGCCTGA